One Oryza glaberrima chromosome 10, OglaRS2, whole genome shotgun sequence DNA segment encodes these proteins:
- the LOC127785774 gene encoding UDP-glycosyltransferase 83A1-like produces MAAAAAAAADHDAAPRAHALILPYPAQGHVIPLMELAYCLIDRGFAVTFVNTEHNHRRVVAAAAGAGGVQAPGSRARRLRLVAVADGMGDGDDRDNLVRLNAVMEEAIPPQLEPILDGAGGEGQLGKVTCVVVDVGMSWALDAVKRRGLPGAALWAASAAVLAVLLGAQKLIRDGVIDDDGAPLKLENNSFRLSEFTPPMDATFLAWNFMGNRDAERMVFHYLTSSARAAAAKADILLCNSFVELEPAIFTLKSPATILPIGPLRTGQRFAHQVEVVGHFWQTNDDTCLSFLDEQPYGSVVYVAFGSLTIMSPGQLKELALGLEASGHPFLWVVRPGLAGNLPTSFLDATTGQGKGIVVEWAPQEQVLAHPAVGCFVTHCGWNSTVESIRNGVPMLCWPYFTDQFTNQIYICDIWRIGLKMVQTYGEGIVTKEIMVERLKELLLDEGIKERVQRLKEFAETNMSEEGESTRNLNAVVELMTRPMS; encoded by the exons atggccgccgccgccgcagcagcagcagaccacgatgccgcgccgcgcgcgcacgcgctCATCCTCCCGTACCCGGCGCAGGGCCATGTCATCCCGCTCATGGAGCTCGCGTACTGCCTCATCGACCGTGGCTTCGCCGTCACCTTCGTCAACACCGAGCACAACCACCGCCgcgtcgtggccgccgccgctggcgcagGCGGCGTGCAAGCACCGGGGAGCCGGGCACGGCGCCTGCGgctcgtggcggtggcggacgggatgggcgacggcgacgaccgggaCAACCTAGTCCGCCTCAACGCCGTCATGGAGGAGGCCATCCCGCCTCAGCTGGAGCCGATTCttgatggcgccggcggcgaggggcagcTGGGCAAGGTGACGTGCGTGGTGGTCGATGTCGGCATGTCGTGGGCGCTCGATGCCGTGAAGCGGAGGGGCCTCCCGGGCGCCGCGCTCTgggcagcgtcggcggcggtgctcgccgTGCTACTCGGAGCGCAGAAGCTGATACGCGATGGCGTCATTGATGACGACG GTGCACCACTCAAATTAGAGAACAACTCATTCCGTCTCTCCGAGTTCACGCCACCCATGGACGCGACCTTCCTTGCATGGAACTTCATGGGCAACCGTGATGCAGAACGTATGGTGTTCCATTACCTTACCTCCTCCGCACGGGCTGCTGCGGCCAAAGCAGACATTCTCCTCTGCAACTCATTCGTGGAGTTGGAGCCAGCCATCTTTACTCTAAAATCCCCAGCCACCATCCTCCCTATTGGACCACTTCGTACCGGGCAGCGTTTTGCTCATCAGGTAGAAGTGGTTGGGCACTTTTGGCAAACCAATGATGACACATGCCTCTCTTTCCTTGATGAACAACCCTATGGTTCTGTTGTATATGTGGCATTTGGCAGTCTTACTATCATGAGCCCAGGACAACTAAAGGAACTTGCACTAGGGCTAGAGGCTTCTGGTCATCCATTTCTATGGGTAGTTAGGCCTGGACTTGCTGGTAACCTCCCTACCTCATTCTTGGACGCCACCACGGGACAAGGAAAGGGTATAGTGGTGGAGTGGGCTCCACAGGAACAGGTGCTAGCGCACCCTGCAGTTGGGTGCTTTGTAACGCATTGCGGGTGGAACTCAACGGTAGAGAGCATTCGTAATGGAGTGCCCATGCTATGTTGGCCATATTTCACCGATCAGTTCACAAATCAAATATACATTTGTGATATTTGGCGGATTGGGCTAAAGATGGTGCAAACCTATGGTGAGGGGATCGTGACCAAGGAGATAATGGTAGAGAGGTTGAAAGAGCTACTACTAGATGAGGGTATCAAGGAAAGGGTGCAAAGGTTGAAGGAGTTTGCAGAAACAAACATGAGCGAAGAGGGTGAGTCCACCAGAAATTTGAACGCAGTTGTCGAGCTTATGACAAGGCCAATGTCATAG